A single region of the Denticeps clupeoides chromosome 18, fDenClu1.1, whole genome shotgun sequence genome encodes:
- the rab33a gene encoding ras-related protein Rab-33A translates to MAEEEPAGRSGSGSALDHSVQTRIFKIIVIGDSNVGKTCLTFRFTGGSFPEKTEATIGVDFREKAVEIEGEKIKVQVWDTAGQERFRKSMVEHYYRNVHAVVFVYDVTKMASFHNLKTWIQECNGHRVPSAVPRVLVGNKCDLVDQIQVPSNVALKFADAHNMLLFETSAKDPKESQNVDSIFMCLACRLKVQKSLLHRDVEREDGRVRLSHETEPRNTCPC, encoded by the exons ATGGCGGAGGAAGAGCCGGCCGGGAGGAGCGGAAGCGGCTCGGCGTTAGATCACAGCGTGCAGACGCGAATATTCAAAATCATCGTCATCGGCGACTCGAATGTCGGCAAGACCTGCTTAACCTTCCGCTTCACCGGTGGGAGCTTCCCGGAGAAGACCGAGGCCACCATCGGTGTGGATTTTCGGGAAAAGGCAGTGGAGATCGAAGGAGAAAAAATTAAG GTCCAGGTATGGGACACCGCCGGGCAGGAGCGCTTCCGGAAGAGCATGGTGGAGCACTACTACCGCAACGTACACGCCgttgtctttgtttatgatgtcaCCAAGATGGCGTCCTTCCACAATCTGAAGACATGGATTCAGGAGTGCAATGGCCACCGTGTGCCATCCGCCGTGCCACGAGTTCTGGTGGGCAACAAGTGCGACCTGGTGGACCAAATCCAAGTGCCGTCCAACGTGGCGCTCAAATTTGCAGACGCTCACAACATGTTGCTATTTGAAACCTCGGCCAAAGACCCCAAAGAGAGTCAGAATGTGGACTCCATCTTCATGTGCCTGGCCTGTCGGTTGAAGGTGCAGAAGTCTCTTCTGCACCGGGATGTAGAAAGGGAGGATGGAAGAGTGCGGCTCTCCCACGAGACTGAGCCTAGAAACACTTGCCCATGCTAA
- the pofut4 gene encoding GDP-fucose protein O-fucosyltransferase 4 produces the protein MSGLAKTSLAVWLLLLRCLQCWSHEVLDQADRVAFQPQNALSSMDFSSVGSYRGPGNNDSRGNKELPIILWWSGNIFPHFPRDTERIDCGLSSCLVTRNRKVQLYKRTSTIIFYGTDFRAYEAPLPRPPHQTWALFHEESPMNNYLLSHLPCIRLFNYTATFRRGSDYPLTLQWLPTLDYLVQPTAVPLREKNRLRRAGLAPVLYMQSHCDVPSDRDRYVQELMKYIQVDSYGKCLNNMPLPQHLEDTSTATGEEGHFMAFVARYKFHLAMENGLCPDYITEKLWRPLHQGCVPVYRGSASVADWLPDSHSAVLVDDFPSPQKLAEFLLALDADDAAYERYLRFKSPGKITNARLLQGMQDREWGVNDMSKPNYLNGFECFVCDQENKRLAAERKHRRDPQLHPAPPPKMATNSHMGCPMPHPSYGEVEHLPSNDGWLQMWPQDYWQSLDQVAALESLLRHNETDPGLLWHHMQKLASRRGGAH, from the exons ATGAGCGGACTGGCCAAGACGTCTCTCGCTGtctggctgctgctgctccgcTGTCTGCAGTGCTGGAGCCACGAGGTTCTGGACCAGGCAGACCGGGTGGCGTTCCAGCCTCAGAACGCTCTGAGCAGCATGGACTTCTCTTCAGTCGGCTCCTACCGAGGTCCGGGCAACAACGACTCTCGTGGAAACAAGGAGCTGCCCATCATTCTGTGGTGGAGCGGGAACATCTTCCCACACTTCCCCAGAGACACCGAGCGCATTGACTGCGGCCTCAGCTCCTGCCTGGTCACACGCAACCGCAAAGTGCAGCTTTACAAGCGCACGTCCACCATCATCTTCTACGGCACAGACTTCAGGGCGTACGAGGCGCCCCTGCCCCGCCCGCCGCACCAGACCTGGGCTCTGTTCCACGAGGAGTCACCCATGAACAACTACCTGCTGTCCCACCTGCCCTGCATCCGGCTCTTCAACTACACGGCCACGTTCCGCCGCGGCTCCGACTACCCACTCACCCTGCAGTGGCTGCCCACCCTGGACTACCTGGTCCAGCCCACCGCCGTGCCCCTGCGGGAGAAGAACCGGCTGCGCCGAGCCGGCCTGGCGCCCGTGCTGTACATGCAGTCGCACTGCGACGTCCCTTCCGACCGCGACCGATACGTCCAGGAGCTCATGAAGTACATCCAG gTCGATTCGTACGGCAAATGCCTGAACAACATGCCACTGCCGCAGCACCTGGAGGACACCAGTACCGCCACTGGTGAGGAGGGACATTTCATGGCCTTCGTGGCCCGGTACAAGTTCCACCTGGCCATGGAGAATGGCCTCTGCCCGGACTACATAACTGAGAAGTTGTGGCGGCCCCTTCACCAGGGCTGCGTGCCGGTGTACCGTGGCTCGGCGTCCGTGGCCGACTGGCTGCCCGATTCGCACTCTGCCGTCCTCGTGGATGACTTCCCGTCCCCACAGAAGCTGGCCGAGTTCCTGCTGGCGCTGGACGCGGACGATGCGGCGTACGAACGCTACCTGCGCTTTAAGAGTCCGGGAAAGATCACCAACGCGCGGCTGCTGCAGGGAATGCAGGACCGGGAGTGGGGGGTCAACGACATGAGCAAACCCAATTACCTCAACGGGTTCGAGTGCTTCGTGTGCGACCAGGAGAACAAACGGCTGGCCGCAGAGAGGAAGCACCGGCGCGATCCACAGCTGCACCCTGCTCCCCCGCCCAAAATGGCTACCAACTCACACATGGGATGCCCCATGCCCCACCCCAGCTACGGCGAGGTGGAGCACCTTCCTTCCAATGATGG gtggctCCAGATGTGGCCACAGGACTACTGGCAGAGCCTGGACCAAGTAGCAGCTCTGGAGTCTCTGCTGCGGCACAATGAGACTGACCCCGGCCTGCTCTGGCACCACATGCAGAAACTGGCATCCAGGAGAGGCGGGGCTCACTGA
- the rab9b gene encoding ras-related protein Rab-9B, which produces MSGKSLLLKVILLGDGGVGKSSLMNRYVTDRFDSQSFHTIGVEFLNRDLEVDGRLVTLQIWDTAGQERFKSLRTPFYRGADCCLLTFAVDDLQSFQNLGSWKREFMYYSDVRDPERFPFVVLGNKVDKEQEREVGTDEARAWCEENGCCPYFETSAKDDTNVTAAFEAAVREVLKAEDQIDHALLSSTIDLHGNRKSPRSSCC; this is translated from the coding sequence ATGAGCGGAAAGAGCCTGCTGCTGAAGGTCATCCTGCTGGGAGATGGCGGCGTGGGGAAGAGCTCGCTGATGAACCGCTATGTGACCGACCGCTTCGACTCGCAGTCCTTCCACACCATCGGGGTGGAGTTCCTGAACCGGGACCTGGAGGTGGACGGGCGGCTGGTCACCCTGCAGATCTGGGACACGGCGGGCCAGGAGCGCTTCAAGAGCCTGCGTACGCCGTTCTACCGCGGTGCTGACTGCTGCCTGCTGACCTTCGCCGTGGACGACCTGCAGAGTTTCCAGAACCTGGGCAGCTGGAAGAGGGAGTTCATGTACTACTCTGATGTCCGTGACCCAGAACGTTTCCCGTTTGTGGTTTTGGGGAATAAGGTGGACAAGGAACAGGAGCGAGAGGTGGGTACCGACGAGGCGCGGGCCTGGTGCGAGGAGAACGGCTGCTGCCCCTACTTTGAGACTAGCGCCAAAGACGACACCAATGTCACTGCTGCCTTTGAGGCTGCTGTGCGTGAGGTTCTTAAAGCCGAAGACCAGATTGACCACGCCCTGCTCAGCAGCACCATCGATCTCCATGGTAACCGCAAATCCCCCCGCTCCTCGTGCTGCTGA